One region of Wyeomyia smithii strain HCP4-BCI-WySm-NY-G18 chromosome 3, ASM2978416v1, whole genome shotgun sequence genomic DNA includes:
- the LOC129730233 gene encoding V-type proton ATPase subunit E — protein sequence MALSDADVQKQIKHMMAFIEQEANEKAEEIDAKAEEEFNIEKGRLVQQQRLKIMEYYEKKEKQVELQKKIQSSNMLNQARLKVLKVRDDHVANVLEECRRRLGEVTRDQVRYGEVLSALITQGLLQLMEANVFVRGRQADAQLIQNVLPSAVAAYKKASGKEVEVRLDTDTYLPANTTGGIDLITQSGRIKISNTLESRLELIAQQLVPAIRNALFGLNVNRKFAD from the exons ATGGCCCTAAGCGACGCAGATGTCCAGAAACAG ATCAAGCATATGATGGCCTTCATTGAACAGGAGGCCAACGAAAAAGCGGAAGAAATTGACGCCAAAGCCGAAGAAGAGTTCAATATCGAAAAGGGTCGTTTAGTGCAGCAACAGCGTTTAAAGATCATGGAGTACTATGAGAAAAAGGAGAAACAAGTAGAGCTGCAAAAAAAGATTCAATCCTCGAACATGCTGAATCAGGCTCGTCTAAAG GTGCTCAAAGTACGCGATGATCACGTCGCCAACGTACTCGAGGAATGCAGACGTCGGTTGGGGGAAGTCACCCGTGACCAAGTCCGTTACGGTGAGGTTCTTTCCGCTCTCATCACTCAaggtttgcttcag CTCATGGAAGCCAACGTGTTCGTACGAGGTCGCCAGGCCGATGCTCAGTTGATTCAGAATGTTCTACCGTCAGCGGTTGCAGCATACAAAAAAGCATCCGGTAAAGAAGTCGAAGTAAGACTCGATACGGACACATATTTACCGGCGAACACTACTGGAGGAATCGATCTGATCACTCAGTCAGGTCGCATCAAG ATCTCCAATACTTTGGAGTCTCGATTGGAGCTCATCGCCCAGCAGCTGGTACCAGCAATCCGTAATGCTTTGTTCGGGCTTAACGTCAACCGCAAATTCGCCGATTAA
- the LOC129730232 gene encoding probable 39S ribosomal protein L45, mitochondrial — translation MASMASIHRIGFKLLQLPQTGLLVPGLQNMLALQQQQVRHRRTKHWDPKWKRLRKAKYVKVDIPNLNERAEDLSNEQMKTRMKERGLLPPRPWLERPFHISCTGGVFEPYVPPEGDGKISAISKEGAKQKFELLEKKTKSMMAIRKIRNYDDDFETSEFAALAQDIYINAHNTLAEKNKYKLRELVTERAYPELMHNVADKTIHWKFLQSLEPPRVVHARVTDVISKENLFAQITVRFHTQQMLAIYDRFGRLMHGSEVLVKDCLEYVVFEKHLSNEYGVWRLHEKIVPDWMPPKSPAYITYRVDDAPPEPAKSEDSKEVTAAGAGDKIGATVTA, via the exons ATGGCTTCAATGGCCTCTATTCATCGCATAGGATTCAAATTACTGCAG cttccacaaacgggtttgcTAGTGCCGGGACTGCAGAACATGCTTGCTTTACAGCAACAGCAAGTACGTCATCGCCGTACCAAACATTGGGATCCGAAATGGAAGCGATTGCGTAAAGCCAAATATGTCAAGGTGGATATACCTAATTTGAATGAACGCGCAGAGGATTTAAGTAATGAGCAAATGaaaacaagaatgaaagaaCGTGGTTTATTACCTCCTAGGCCATGGCTGGAGCGACCTTTCCATATTAGCTGTACAGGTGGTGTATTCGAGCCGTATGTTCCGCCAGAAGGGGACGGTAAAATATCGGCGATTTCAAAAGAGGGGGCTAAGCAAAAGTTTGAGCTGctagaaaagaaaacaaaatccatGATGGCTATTCGGAAGATTCGTAATTACGATGATGATTTTGAAACATCAGAGTTTGCGGCACTAGCTCAAGATATTTATATTAATGCACACAACACattggcagaaaaaaataaatacaaactTCGCGAGCTAGTAACTGAGCGAGCATATCCAGAATTAATGCATAATGTAGCAGATAAAACAATTCACTGGAAATTCCTGCAATCGTTGGAGCCACCACGAGTTGTACATGCAcgtgttacggatgtgatttccAAAGAAAATCTATTCGCTCAAATTACGGTTCGCTTCCATACACAGCAAATGCTTGCCATCTATGACCGCTTTGGACGGCTGATGCATGGAAGTGAAGTCTTAGTAAAAGATTGCCTTGAATACGTGGTGTTCGAGAAACACCTGTCCAATGAATACGGAGTTTGGCGCCTGCACGAAAAAATTGTTCCGGATTGGATGCCACCGAAATCACCGGCTTACATAACATACCGTGTAGATGACGCTCCACCCGAGCCGGCTAAATCTGAAGACAGTAAAGAGGTAACGGCTGCTGGTGCAGGAGACAAAATTGGAGCTACAGTAACAGCATAA